GTGATGGGCCAGGGCGAATACGCGGTGGGCTCCCCCCTCTTCACCAAGGCCACGGTCCACCTGGAGAACGGCCGCGATCTCACCGTCAACGCCCCGCGCAACAACGCGCGCAATGTCTATGTCCAAGGCCTCCGAGTGAACGGCAAACCCTGGAATTCCACCGCACTTCCGCACCGGCTCCTCGCCCGCGGCGGCACGCTGGACTTCACCATGGGCGACCGGCCGTCCGCCTGGGGCACCGGAGAGCACGCGGCCCCGACGTCCCTCACCAAGGACGACAAGGTGCCCACACCGCCGGCCGATGTGACCGATCCGGCGACCGGCCCGCTCTTCGACAACACCTCCGGCAGCTCGGCCGCACTGACCGGCGCCCCGGTGGACCTCGCCCGCCCCGCGCGGGTGACCTCGTACACCCTCACCTCGGCGGACCGTGCCACCGCACCGGCCGGCTGGACGCTGGAGGGCTCCCCGGACGGGCAGCGGTGGACACGGCTGGACCACCGCGACGGGGAATCCTTCACCTGGGATCACCAGACCCGCGTCTTCGGCATCAGCGACCCGGGCAGCTACCTGCACTACCGGCTGGTGCCCGACGGCCCGGGCACCCTCGCCGAGATCGAGCTGCTCGGGGCGCCCTGACCCCGTCGCCCCGTGACGACGGACGGGCCGCACCCCCTCGCCCGAGGGAGTGCGGCCCGTCCTGGTGCCCTGGGGGGACTTACTTGCGGATCAGCGAGCGCAGCACGTACTGCATGATGCCGCCGTTGCGGTAGTAGTCCGCCTCGCCGGGGGTGTCGATGCGGACGACCGCGTCGAACTCGACACCGCTGTCCGTGGTCACCTTGACGGTGCGCGGCGTGGTGCCGTCGTTCAGCTCGGTCACGCCGGAGAAGGAGAAGCTCTCCTCGCCGGTCAGGCCGAGGGACTCGGCGGACGCGCCCTCCGGGAACTGCAGCGGCAGGACGCCCATGCCGATGAGGTTCGAGCGGTGGATGCGCTCGTAGGACTCGGCGATGACGGCCTTGACGCCGAGCAGCGCGGTGCCCTTGGCCGCCCAGTCGCGGGACGAGCCCGAGCCGTACTCCTTGCCGGCCAGGATGACCAGCGGGGTGCCGGCGGCCTGGTAGTTCTGCGAGGCGTCGTAGATGAACGACACCGGACCGCCGTCCTGGGTGAAGTCGCGGGTGTAGCCGCCCTCGGTGCCCGGCGCGATCTGGTTGCGCAGGCGGATGTTGGCGAAGGTGCCGCGGATCATGACCTCGTGGTTACCACGGCGCGAGCCGTAGGAGTTGAAGTCACGACGCTCGACGCCGTGCTCGGTGAGGTACTGGCCGGCGGGGGTGTCGGCCTTGATCGCACCGGCCGGGGAGATGTGGTCGGTGGTGACCGAGTCGCCCAGCTTGGCCAGCACCCGGGCGCCGGTGATGTCGGAGACCGGGGTGGTCTCCATCGTCATGCCCTCGAAGTACGGGGGCTTGCGCACGTAGGTGGACTGCGGGTCCCACTCGAAGGTGTTGCCGGTCGGGATCGACAGCGCCTGCCACTGGGCGTCGCCCGCGAAGACGTCCTGGTAGGACTTGTTGAACATGTCCTCGCCGATGGCGTTCGCCACGACGTCGTTGACCTCGGCCTCGGAGGGCCAGATGTCCTTGAGGTAGACCGGGTTGCCCTCGGTGTCGGTGCCCAGGGCGTCCTCGGTGATGTTCACCTTCATGGAACCCGCGAGGGCGTACGCGACGACCAGCGGCGGGGACGCCAGGTAGTTCATCTTGACGTCGGGGTTGATCCGGCCCTCGAAGTTGCGGTTGCCGGAGAGCACCGAGGTGACGGCCAGGTCGTGCTCGTTGACGGCCTTGGAGACCTCCTCCGGCAGCGGGCCGGAGTTGCCGATGCAGGTGGTGCAGCCGTAGCCGACGAGGTTGAAGCCGACCTTGTCGAGGTACGGGGTCAGACCGGCCTTGTCGAAGTAGTCGGTGACGACCTTCGAGCCCGGGGCGAGGGTGGTCTTGACCCACGGCTTGCGGGTCAGGCCCTTCTCCACGGCCTTCTTCGCGACCAGCGCGGCGGCGACCATGACGTACGGGTTCGAGGTGTTGGTGCAGGAGGTGATGGCCGCGACCGTCACCGCACCGTGGTCGATCTCGTAGGTCGAGCCGTCGGGGGCGGTGACCGTGGTCGGGCGGGTCGGCACGCCGTCGGTGGCGGCCGGGGAGTCGGAGGCCGGGAAGGACTCCTGGCCCGCCTCGTCGGCGTCGGAGACGTAGTTAAGGACGTCGCGCTCGAACTGCGTGGCGGCCTCGGCGAGGACGATGCGGTCCTGCGGGCGCTTGGGACCGGCGATCGACGGGACGACCGTCGACAGGTCCAGCTCCAGCTTCTCGGAGAAGTCGGGCTCGGCGGCCGGGTCGAGCCAGAGGCCCTGCTCCTTGGCGTACGCCTCGACGAGCGCGAGCTGCTGCTCGCTGCGGCCGGTCAGCTTCAGGTACTTGATGGTCTCGTCGTCGATCGGGAAGATCGCGGCGGTGGAGCCGAACTCCGGCGACATGTTGCCGATGGTGGCGCGGTTGGCCAGCGAGGTGGCGGCGACGCCCTCACCGTAGAACTCGACGAACTTGCCGACGACGCCGTGCTTGCGCAGCATCTCGGTGATGGTCAGCACGAGGTCGGTGGCGGTGGTGCCGGGCTTGAGCTCACCGGTCAGCTTGAAGCCGACGACGCGCGGGATGAGCATGGAGACCGGCTGGCCGAGCATCGCGGCCTCGGCCTCGATGCCGCCGACGCCCCAGCCCAGCACACCGAGGCCGTTGACCATGGTGGTGTGCGAGTCGGTGCCGACGAGGGTGTCGGGGTAGGCCTGGCCGTTGCGGACCATGACCGTACGGGCCAGGTGCTCGATGTTGACCTGGTGCACGATGCCGGTGCCGGGCGGGACGACCTTGAACTCGTCGAAGGCGGTCTGGCCCCAGCGCAGGAACTGGTAGCGCTCCTTGTTGCGGCCGTACTCCAGCTCCACGTTCTGGCCGAAGGCGTCCTTCGTGCCGAACTTGTCGGCGATGACGGAGTGGTCGATGACCAGCTCGGCCGGCGCCAGCGGGTTGATCTTCGCCGGGTCGCCGCCGAGCTCCTTGACGGCCTCACGCATGGTGGCGAGGTCGACCACACAGGGCACGCCGGTGAAGTCCTGCATGATCACGCGGGCCGGCGTGAACTGGATCTCCTGGCTGGGCTGGGCCTGCGAGTCCCAGCCGCCGAGCGCCCGGATGTGGTCGGCGGTGATGTTCGCGCCGTCCTCAGTGCGGAGCAGGTTCTCCAGCAGCACCTTCAGGCTGTACGGAAGACGGGCGGACCCCTCGACCTTGTCCAGCTTGAAGATCTCGTACGACTCGTCGCCCACCTGCAGCGTGCTGCGGGCGTCGAAGCTGTTCGCCGACACGACAGTCTCCTTCATGCATGAATTCGCGCGTACCACCGCAATGCTGCCGTCACCGTCCTTGCCCCATCCGCTAAGGTGGGCCTAAGTTAGGTATGCCTTAGTTGCGCGGCAGCGGTACGCCTCTCGGCAGATATCTCGATGTCGAGATAACTCTAGTACATCGTTGCGGCCTGGTCATGCCCTGACCGGGATGACCGCGCTCACTACCGGGCCGTCGATCACACCCCGGGCGCGGAAGGTACTGCCGCGCCGAAGGATGCGCTCGACGCGAGGACGCATCACCGCGGCGCGTATCCCTGCAGGAAGGCCCGTACGCCCGACTCGATGATCGTGCCCTCCGCCTCCTCCGAGAGCGGCAACGCCCCGTGGAAGCTCCGGTCGTCGATCTCGGCCACCGTGAGCAGCAGCAAATGGCGGGCCGCCCGCGCCGGATCGTCCGCCGTGAGCAGCCCGTCGGCGGCCAGCCGCTCGAACCGCTCGGCCACCGCCTCGGCCGCTCGCTGCGGTCCGCTGCGCCGCCAGGCCGTGAGGAACTCCTCCGGCACATGGGCACTCTCGACCCGCATCTGCCGGACGACCGCGAAGTGATCGGAGAACCGGTGCAACGGGGCGACCCAGGCCCGTACGAACTCGACGAGGTCCTGCTCCAGGTCGGCCGCGGTCACCTTGTGCAGCCGTCGGTCGATCGCGTCGAGACGCGCCTCGACGACCGTTTCCGAGCCCTCGACCACCACGGCCCGGAAGAGCTGGGCCTTGCCGTCGGGGAAGTGGTTGTAGATCGTGCGGGTGGAGACCACGGCCTCCTTGGCGATCGAATCGATACTCGTGCGCGTATAGCCGTCACGCCCGAAGACCTTGCGCGCGCCCCGCACGATGGCCGCCCGCTTCTCCGCCATGCCCTGCCTCATGGGTGACTTCCCTCTCTGCCGCTGCCGCCCTGGTCAAGGTATCCGCCCGAAGAAAAAGTACAACGGGCGTTGCATTCACTGCCATACACGTTGTACTTTACTCTGCGTGACGAAGTGCGCGGGCACCGAGGCCGAGGAGCCGGCGGACAGCCGTCGCCGCTGAGAATGATCAACGGGGTGACCTCACCCCTGGCAGGGGCTGTGCACCGGCATCAGCCCAAGGAAAAGAGAGGAAGAGCTTGCCCACCAAGACACTGCAGATTCCCACCGCGGACGGCCGGGCCGACGCCTTCGCCGTCTTCCCCGACCACGGCGAGCGGCACCCAGGGGTGCTGATGTACGCGGACGCCTTCGGCATCCGGCCCGTGCTGCGGGAGATGGCCCGCGAGCTGGCCGAGCACGGGTATTACGTACTCATCCCCAACTTCTTCTACCGGCACGGCCCGGCACCGCTGATCGAACTTCCCGAGTACATCGGAGAAGAGGTCCGGCCCGCGGTCGTCGACAAGCTGATGCCCTTGATCGAGGCACACACCGCCGAACGTGTGCTGAGCGACGCCGACGCCTACCTCAGGTTCCTCACCAGCCGGCCCGAGGTCGGCGACGGACCGGTCGCGGTGACCGGCTACTGCATAGGCGGCCTGCTGGCGATGCGCACCGCGGCGGCCCACCCCGGCCTGGTGGCGGCCGTCGCCAACTTCCACGGCCCCGTGGGCGCCGACGGGCCCGACAGCCACCGTCTCCTCTCCAAGCTCACCGCCCAGGTCCACCTCGGCCACGCCGAAACCGATATGACGCCCGAGGCCCTCGGCGAGCTCAACCAGGCCCTGGACGCGGCGGGTGTCGACTACACCTCCGAGATCTACCCAGGCACCCTCCACGGCTTCACCATGTCCGACACCGACGCCTTCAACCCCGCCGCGCTGCAGCACCACTGGGACCGCCTGCTCCCCCTCCTCAACCGCACCCTGACCAACAACTGAGGCTCCGGCTCGGAACTCAAGCCTGAAAGGACACGGCTCCGGAGTGCTCGGCGCACACGCCGGCCGCACCGTAACGGCCTGCTCCTGGTGAGCTCGCGGCCTGGCTCCGCTTGACCTTGACACCGTGACAAGGTCTTCACTGGCGTCAAGGAGGTGGTCCGGACGACCATGCAGAAACAGGACACGGACACGACGCGAGCTCTCCAAGGGCTGGAGGACAGCCGCTCATCGGTGCGGCTGCGGGCAGCGCTTGCGGTCGGCACGACCCCTGACCCACGGTTCATCGACAAACTCATCGAACGATGCGCCAGCGAGCCCGAGTTCTACGTGCGCGAAATGCTGACATGGGCACTCACCCGCCACTCTCCCTCAATGACGGTTCCGGAGCTTCTCCATGAAGTCCGCTCGGAGCGTGCGCAGGCACGGAGCCAGGCGTTGCACACGCTGTCCAAGATCGGGGACCGGCAGGCCTGGCCGGCGATCACCCGGGCACTGCTGTCCGACGCCGACGAGGAGGTGGCGCGGAGCGCTTGGCGGGCAGCGGTCGTGCTCGTGCCCGAAGGTGAAGAGGCCGAGTTGGCCGCAGTGTTGACGACACAGCTCGGGCGCGGCGAACGGGAGACGCAACTGAGCCTCAGCCGGGCGCTGATCGCGCTCGGAGAGGTGATGTTGCCGGCTCTGCGCCCGGCGATGACGGATGTCGCCCCTCGTGTGCGGGCACACGCGATCGCCACGGAACGGCTGTTGCGCGACCCGGATGCGGGTTTCGAGTTCGCGATCGAAGAGGCGAAGCGCATCGTGGCCCTCGGCAGGACCGGCCAGGAGGAGTGAGAGGCAGTGTTGATCGGTGAGGTGGCACGACGGTCGGGGGTCAGCGCCCGCATGCTCAGGCATTACGACTCGCTCGGCCTCGTGCGGCCCACGGGACGTACCGACGGTGGCTATCGCGAGTACTCCGGCGAGGACATCCGGCGGATCTTCCATATCGAGAGCCTGCGGTCCTTGGGGCTGTCGCTGCGTGACGTCAGCCGCGCGCTCGATGATCCCGGCTTCACGCCATCGGAGCTCGTCGACGACCTCATCCGCCAGACGCGAGAACGCATCGCAGGGGAAACGGAGTTGCTCACGCGACTTCGCCGGATCGGTACCGCGGAACCCGACGGCTGGGAGGACGTCCTCCAGATCGTTGCCCTCCTCCAGGCGTTGGGGTCGAAGAGCGCCGGGACGCGCCAGCGCGCGGCCTTGTCCTCAGTGGAAGAGGTGGGGGTGCCAGTGGAGGCACTGGTCGAGGCAGCGCTGAACGAGACGGACGAGAACGTCGCCGGAGCACTTCGATGGGCTCTGGCGCAGTCGGGCGAGGGCGCAGCGGCGCTGCTGGCGGAGGGCCTCGGCTCACCGGTGGCCGAGGTACGGAAACGTGCCGTCCGCTCCCTCGCTGAGATGCCGAACGATGAGGCGACCGCGCTGCTGCAGGACGCCCTCGCGAACCCCGACCTCGTGGTCCGCAGGTATGCAGCGCTGGCGCTCGGGGCACGTGGAGTGGCCGATGCGGTCCCGACGCTCGTCGATATGGTCGTCGAGGACTCGAATGACGTCGATGCAGCCGATGCACTGAGCACGCTGGCGGGTGACCCCGTATTGGCGGAGCAGATCGCCACCGGGCTCATTGATTGCCTTGCCCGCGCCACCCTTGAACCGTCTGCGCGTCGACGGCTGACACAGGCGCTCGCGGACATCCCGGGAAGCACCACGTCATGTGCCCTCGCGGAGCTGTCCCATGACGAAGACCGTGTCGTTGCGCTGACTGCGGCCTACATTCTCGGGATACGCGAGTCTCATCGACGCGGCCACCACACACGAGCGAAGGTTGCTGCGGGTCGTGAGGGACCGGCAGCTGGCGCCGCACATCCGGAGCTTGGAGTGCGGGACACGGGACGGGAGAGGTGAGGTGACGATGAAGGCGGTTCAGCTGGTGGGCGGGCCCGTGGAGTTACGGGGTGCGCTGGACCTGGAGGTCACGGAGGCGGGGGTGATGCCGCGCCGGTTGCCCGCGTGGACCAAGGAGCAGTACCAGGACCCATCGGTCCACGGGGTGACCGTGATGCCTTCGGGCGTGCGGCTGGTGTTCCGTACCGACGCGCGCGAGCTGGAGTTCGAGGTGCTGACCTCCACGGGGCAGCTCGCCACCGACCCCCGGCCCCGCCCGACCGGGATGCTGGAACTGCTGGTGGACGGCGCCCCGGCCGGGCGACGGCAAGCGCCGGTGGGCAATGTGCTGCTGATGGCGGGCCCCGGGACCGTACAGCGAGTGATCCCGGGCGAGCCGGGGACCGTACGGTTCGCCGGGCTGCCGGCCGGTATGAAGCAGATCGAGCTGTGGCTGCCGCAGCAGACCCCCACGGAGCTGGTGGCACTGCGCGCCGACGGCTCGGTGCTGGCGCCGCTGCCGGACGGGCGGCGCCGCTGGGTGCACCACGGCAGTTCCATCAGCCACTGCCTCGAGGCGGACGGCCCGACCGGCACCTGGCCGGTGGTGGCGGCCGCGCTCGGGGGCGTGGAGGTGATCAACCTCAGCCAGGCGGGCAACGCGCTGCTGGATCCCTATGTGGCCCGGACGATCCGCGATATGCCCGCCGATCTGATCAGCCTCAAGGCCGGCATCAACATCGTGAGCCTGGCCGCCTTCCGGCTGCGGACGTTCGGCCCGGCGGTACACGGATTCCTGGACACGATCCGGGACGGACACCCGGACACCCCGCTGCTCCTGATGTCCCCGGTGAGCTGTCCGGCCCTGGAGGAGACCCCCGGTCCGACCGCGACGGGCCCGGACGGGAAGCTCACCGCCCTGGGCGACCCTGCCGAGGTGGCCGGTGGGGCGTTGTCGCTGACGGTGGTCCGCGCCGAACTGGCCCGGATCGTGGCGGCCCGGCAGACACACGATCCCCACCTGCACTATCTCGACGGACGCGAACTGCTCGGCCCCGACGAGACGGATGACCTGGCCGACGGCCTGCACCCCGGCGCCGCCGCGTACCGCCGGATGGGCAGACGCTTCGCCGCCCATGCCTTCGGGGACGAGGGTCCCTTTCACGGAAGCGGAGCCGAACCCGGGTGACTTGCGCGGGTCACCCGGGTGCCTGGGAACCCGGGCACCGGGGACATGGCACCGGCGATATGGAGCCGGTCTCAAGTGGCCCGTCCGATGCGGTCGTTGCGTCACCTGACCCGGTTCGCCGCGGGCGGGGGCAAAACGGCGGGGACAAACAGCAAGGACAAACGGCAGGGAGGAGCAGCAGGGAGGAGCAGCAGGGACAAAAACGGTGGACAGAGGTCACGGGAACCGCAGACTTGGCACATGACCGCATCGGGCCCCAAGGCCGACCTTCACCGCTACCTGCAGTCCGCCCGCGATGCCCTGCTGTGGAAGCTCGAAGGGCTTTCGGAGTACGACATCCGCCGCCCACTGACGCCGACCGGCACCAACCTCCTGGGCATGGTGAAACACGTGGCGAGTGTGGAGCTGGGCTACCTCGGCGACACCTTCGGACGGCCGTCCGGCGAGCCGCAGCCCTGGCTCGAAGACGGCGCTGAGCCGAACGCGGACATGTGGGCCACCGCCGACGAGTCACGCGAGCAGATGGTGGGGCTCTACCGCCGGGCGTGGGCACACGCGGACGCGACGATCGACGCACTGGCGCTGGACACCATCGGCAGGGTGCCGTGGTGGCCGAGCGACAAGAACGAGGTGACGTTGCATCACGCCGTGGTGCGCGTGATCGCCGATACCCACCGGCACGCGGGGCACGCCGATGTCCTCCGGGAACTCATGGACGGCGCCGTGGGGATGAACAAGGGCAAAGACGACATGCCGCCAGTCGACTCGGCGTGGTGGGAGAACTACCGCAGCCGGCTGGAGCGTGCGGCGCGGGAAGCCGACCGAGGGGCGTAACTCCGGGCCGGAGAGCATCGTGGGTTGCTTGCGCTCGGAGTGCACTGGCGGCGGCCGGGCGGCCCCCTCAATCGTGCTGAATACGGCCGCTCTCCGCCTCGGGTGTGTGATGATCACGCCTGTCCCAGCCGTCGCAGGGCCACGGCGCGGCGCCCACCGGCCTGCTCGCTGGTCCAGGTCGCCGGTCTGGTCCAGCCCGGCTTCCGGGTCGAGATCGAGGCGCTGGCCGTCCGCCCGGCGCCGGCGGAATCCAACGACCGGTGAGACCCGCCACTTGCCTGTGAGACCGGGCCTGTGAGAGCGGACAACGGGCGGGGCGCAACTCGCACACCCTCACCGGGGCTCCCCCGTGTCACGTTCGGCCCGTGACATCCGTCAGTGCGGTGACGGACACCGACGGGGAGGAATGAGGCCCATGAACGACCACGAGTGGCTGGCGGAACGCTTCGAGGAGAACCGCAGGCATCTGCGGGCGGTGGCCTACCGCATGCTCGGCTCGCTGAGCGAGGCGGACGACGCCGTCCAGGAGGCCTGGCTGCGGCTGAGCCGGTCCGGTGCGGACGACGTGGAGAACCTCGGCGGATGGCTAACGACGGTCGTCGGGCGGGTGTGCCTGGACCAGCTGCGGATGCGCAAGGCCCGCCGGGAGGACTCTCTGGAGGTGCATGTCCCCGAACCCCTCGTGAGCCGTCCGGACGCCCTCGACCCGGAACAAGAGGCACTGCTGGCCGACTCGGTCGGACTCGCGCTGCTCGTCGTCCTGGAAACCCTCACCCCCGTCGAGCGGCTGGCGTTCGTCCTGCACGACATGTTCGCGGTGCCCTTCGACGAGGTCGCGCCGCTCGTCGACCGCACCCCCGCCGCCGCGCGGCAGCTCGCCAGCCGCGCCCGCCGCCGTGTCCAGGGCGCCGCCCCGGCACCGGACACCGATCTCGCGCGCCAGCGGGAGGTGGTCGATGCCTTCCTCGCCGCCTCGCGCGGCGGTGACTTCGAGGGGCTGCTCGCGGTCCTCGACCCGGATGTCGTGCTGCGCGCCGACGCCGGTGGTACGCCCGAGGGACTGTCGAAGCTGGTCCGCGGAGCGCGCGCGGTCGTCGAGCAGGCGCTCACCTTCTCCCGGTTCGCCCCGTTC
This genomic stretch from Streptomyces nigrescens harbors:
- the acnA gene encoding aconitate hydratase AcnA, whose product is MSANSFDARSTLQVGDESYEIFKLDKVEGSARLPYSLKVLLENLLRTEDGANITADHIRALGGWDSQAQPSQEIQFTPARVIMQDFTGVPCVVDLATMREAVKELGGDPAKINPLAPAELVIDHSVIADKFGTKDAFGQNVELEYGRNKERYQFLRWGQTAFDEFKVVPPGTGIVHQVNIEHLARTVMVRNGQAYPDTLVGTDSHTTMVNGLGVLGWGVGGIEAEAAMLGQPVSMLIPRVVGFKLTGELKPGTTATDLVLTITEMLRKHGVVGKFVEFYGEGVAATSLANRATIGNMSPEFGSTAAIFPIDDETIKYLKLTGRSEQQLALVEAYAKEQGLWLDPAAEPDFSEKLELDLSTVVPSIAGPKRPQDRIVLAEAATQFERDVLNYVSDADEAGQESFPASDSPAATDGVPTRPTTVTAPDGSTYEIDHGAVTVAAITSCTNTSNPYVMVAAALVAKKAVEKGLTRKPWVKTTLAPGSKVVTDYFDKAGLTPYLDKVGFNLVGYGCTTCIGNSGPLPEEVSKAVNEHDLAVTSVLSGNRNFEGRINPDVKMNYLASPPLVVAYALAGSMKVNITEDALGTDTEGNPVYLKDIWPSEAEVNDVVANAIGEDMFNKSYQDVFAGDAQWQALSIPTGNTFEWDPQSTYVRKPPYFEGMTMETTPVSDITGARVLAKLGDSVTTDHISPAGAIKADTPAGQYLTEHGVERRDFNSYGSRRGNHEVMIRGTFANIRLRNQIAPGTEGGYTRDFTQDGGPVSFIYDASQNYQAAGTPLVILAGKEYGSGSSRDWAAKGTALLGVKAVIAESYERIHRSNLIGMGVLPLQFPEGASAESLGLTGEESFSFSGVTELNDGTTPRTVKVTTDSGVEFDAVVRIDTPGEADYYRNGGIMQYVLRSLIRK
- a CDS encoding TetR/AcrR family transcriptional regulator, producing MRQGMAEKRAAIVRGARKVFGRDGYTRTSIDSIAKEAVVSTRTIYNHFPDGKAQLFRAVVVEGSETVVEARLDAIDRRLHKVTAADLEQDLVEFVRAWVAPLHRFSDHFAVVRQMRVESAHVPEEFLTAWRRSGPQRAAEAVAERFERLAADGLLTADDPARAARHLLLLTVAEIDDRSFHGALPLSEEAEGTIIESGVRAFLQGYAPR
- a CDS encoding dienelactone hydrolase family protein; its protein translation is MPTKTLQIPTADGRADAFAVFPDHGERHPGVLMYADAFGIRPVLREMARELAEHGYYVLIPNFFYRHGPAPLIELPEYIGEEVRPAVVDKLMPLIEAHTAERVLSDADAYLRFLTSRPEVGDGPVAVTGYCIGGLLAMRTAAAHPGLVAAVANFHGPVGADGPDSHRLLSKLTAQVHLGHAETDMTPEALGELNQALDAAGVDYTSEIYPGTLHGFTMSDTDAFNPAALQHHWDRLLPLLNRTLTNN
- a CDS encoding HEAT repeat domain-containing protein; translated protein: MQKQDTDTTRALQGLEDSRSSVRLRAALAVGTTPDPRFIDKLIERCASEPEFYVREMLTWALTRHSPSMTVPELLHEVRSERAQARSQALHTLSKIGDRQAWPAITRALLSDADEEVARSAWRAAVVLVPEGEEAELAAVLTTQLGRGERETQLSLSRALIALGEVMLPALRPAMTDVAPRVRAHAIATERLLRDPDAGFEFAIEEAKRIVALGRTGQEE
- a CDS encoding HEAT repeat domain-containing protein → MLIGEVARRSGVSARMLRHYDSLGLVRPTGRTDGGYREYSGEDIRRIFHIESLRSLGLSLRDVSRALDDPGFTPSELVDDLIRQTRERIAGETELLTRLRRIGTAEPDGWEDVLQIVALLQALGSKSAGTRQRAALSSVEEVGVPVEALVEAALNETDENVAGALRWALAQSGEGAAALLAEGLGSPVAEVRKRAVRSLAEMPNDEATALLQDALANPDLVVRRYAALALGARGVADAVPTLVDMVVEDSNDVDAADALSTLAGDPVLAEQIATGLIDCLARATLEPSARRRLTQALADIPGSTTSCALAELSHDEDRVVALTAAYILGIRESHRRGHHTRAKVAAGREGPAAGAAHPELGVRDTGRER
- a CDS encoding GDSL-type esterase/lipase family protein encodes the protein MKAVQLVGGPVELRGALDLEVTEAGVMPRRLPAWTKEQYQDPSVHGVTVMPSGVRLVFRTDARELEFEVLTSTGQLATDPRPRPTGMLELLVDGAPAGRRQAPVGNVLLMAGPGTVQRVIPGEPGTVRFAGLPAGMKQIELWLPQQTPTELVALRADGSVLAPLPDGRRRWVHHGSSISHCLEADGPTGTWPVVAAALGGVEVINLSQAGNALLDPYVARTIRDMPADLISLKAGINIVSLAAFRLRTFGPAVHGFLDTIRDGHPDTPLLLMSPVSCPALEETPGPTATGPDGKLTALGDPAEVAGGALSLTVVRAELARIVAARQTHDPHLHYLDGRELLGPDETDDLADGLHPGAAAYRRMGRRFAAHAFGDEGPFHGSGAEPG
- a CDS encoding DinB family protein — protein: MTASGPKADLHRYLQSARDALLWKLEGLSEYDIRRPLTPTGTNLLGMVKHVASVELGYLGDTFGRPSGEPQPWLEDGAEPNADMWATADESREQMVGLYRRAWAHADATIDALALDTIGRVPWWPSDKNEVTLHHAVVRVIADTHRHAGHADVLRELMDGAVGMNKGKDDMPPVDSAWWENYRSRLERAAREADRGA
- the sigJ gene encoding RNA polymerase sigma factor SigJ — protein: MNDHEWLAERFEENRRHLRAVAYRMLGSLSEADDAVQEAWLRLSRSGADDVENLGGWLTTVVGRVCLDQLRMRKARREDSLEVHVPEPLVSRPDALDPEQEALLADSVGLALLVVLETLTPVERLAFVLHDMFAVPFDEVAPLVDRTPAAARQLASRARRRVQGAAPAPDTDLARQREVVDAFLAASRGGDFEGLLAVLDPDVVLRADAGGTPEGLSKLVRGARAVVEQALTFSRFAPFARPALVNGTPGLVTAQGGQPLSVLGFTIAHGKIVEINILADLARLSRLDLSILDD